Proteins from one Amycolatopsis benzoatilytica AK 16/65 genomic window:
- a CDS encoding C40 family peptidase produces MSAPVDHLVRNGLDTTNQFAAKLKHDPAAISGARDGHAALQKSVGNVHATAGSQRSNLASASSGATTDRAVETSKGLEKQVQDLLDESAEIEKAVAEAAETLHLGEIRNDQVRDQIIREIASSMKALSAVNGIQPPESRAAASRQILLQLQQKIGQLTGQAADFTEETLGKLTSLGQQLGGSPDSTTASSASTVPQSFNSNGAHISHGGGGGGGDSGGGGGGGGFAGKPRLPVAVPPQPGSGVGINLPGGKTVMAPNETAAKAVRAALSQLGLPYVWGGTARDKGLDCSGLTMTSYQEAGLQLPRTAKQQTVGAEVPSIDQLLPGDLVVWSGHVAMVIGDGQMVEAGDPVQISKIRTTNIGQQFIGFYRPTG; encoded by the coding sequence GTGAGCGCTCCGGTCGACCACTTGGTGCGCAACGGGTTGGATACCACGAACCAGTTCGCCGCCAAGCTCAAGCACGACCCGGCCGCCATCAGCGGTGCCCGCGACGGCCATGCGGCACTGCAGAAATCCGTCGGGAACGTGCACGCGACGGCAGGCAGCCAGCGGTCGAATCTGGCCAGTGCCAGTTCCGGGGCGACGACCGACCGCGCGGTCGAAACGTCGAAGGGACTGGAGAAGCAAGTCCAGGACCTGCTCGACGAGAGCGCCGAGATCGAGAAGGCGGTCGCGGAGGCGGCGGAAACGCTGCATCTCGGGGAGATCCGCAACGATCAGGTCCGGGATCAGATCATCCGGGAGATCGCGTCGTCGATGAAGGCGCTTTCCGCCGTCAACGGGATCCAGCCGCCGGAAAGCCGGGCGGCCGCGTCCCGGCAGATCCTGCTGCAGCTGCAGCAGAAGATCGGGCAGCTGACCGGACAGGCCGCGGACTTCACCGAGGAAACGCTGGGAAAGCTGACGTCGCTCGGGCAGCAGCTCGGCGGTTCGCCGGATTCGACCACGGCCAGCAGCGCGTCGACGGTGCCGCAGTCGTTCAACAGCAACGGCGCGCACATCAGCCACGGAGGCGGCGGGGGAGGTGGCGACAGCGGCGGCGGCGGCGGAGGCGGCGGGTTCGCCGGGAAGCCGCGGCTGCCGGTCGCGGTGCCGCCGCAGCCGGGCAGCGGAGTCGGGATCAACCTGCCCGGCGGGAAGACGGTGATGGCGCCGAACGAGACGGCCGCCAAGGCGGTCCGCGCTGCGCTGTCGCAGCTGGGCCTGCCGTACGTGTGGGGCGGCACGGCCCGGGACAAGGGGCTGGACTGCAGCGGGCTGACCATGACCTCGTACCAGGAGGCCGGGCTGCAGCTGCCGCGCACCGCCAAGCAGCAGACCGTCGGGGCCGAGGTGCCCTCGATCGACCAGCTGCTGCCCGGGGACCTGGTGGTGTGGTCGGGCCACGTCGCGATGGTGATCGGCGACGGGCAGATGGTCGAGGCCGGGGATCCGGTGCAGATCAGCAAGATCCGCACGACCAACATCGGGCAGCAGTTCATCGGGTTCTACCGGCCGACGGGGTGA
- a CDS encoding YbaB/EbfC family nucleoid-associated protein — MKTSEIIAQARERSEAVSRVSELMAQARGSAHALDRSVEVTVDALGSLKRLWLAPGLADADPGRVSALVLDVVRVAMTEAAQDCFNRVGLLLGEDAARLVEEMSGVPAPARAVDDDPGMTVEEFQRLRAERLGERRFPAAPPPVASVPEEDEDQYWADFDPASLRSDR; from the coding sequence GTGAAGACTTCGGAGATCATCGCGCAGGCCCGGGAACGCTCGGAGGCGGTTTCGCGGGTTTCCGAGCTGATGGCGCAGGCTCGCGGGTCGGCCCATGCGCTGGACAGGTCGGTCGAGGTGACCGTGGACGCCTTGGGCTCGTTGAAGCGGCTGTGGCTCGCGCCTGGACTGGCCGACGCGGATCCGGGCAGGGTGTCGGCGCTCGTGCTCGACGTCGTACGGGTGGCGATGACAGAGGCCGCGCAGGATTGCTTCAACCGGGTGGGGCTGCTGCTGGGCGAGGACGCGGCGAGGCTGGTGGAGGAGATGTCGGGCGTGCCGGCGCCGGCCCGGGCAGTGGACGACGACCCGGGCATGACGGTGGAGGAGTTCCAGCGGTTGCGGGCGGAGCGACTGGGGGAGCGGCGGTTTCCGGCTGCTCCTCCGCCGGTGGCTTCTGTGCCTGAGGAAGACGAGGACCAGTATTGGGCCGACTTCGATCCGGCCTCGTTGCGGTCGGATCGGTGA
- a CDS encoding DNA topoisomerase (ATP-hydrolyzing), producing the protein MARRSKTPVTRVDPSAFDSPGAQVFDNPLKTEIEDSYLDYAYSVIHSRALPDARDGLKPVHRRILFSMNENGYRPTHAYVKSSRVVGDCFVRGALVSTPDGLRPIESIEVGDEVLDSLGNAVPVAEVYENPPAELVRVTWSNGHTMTVTPGQRFRTVADDSTLTWTAARDLTSRLTVAYGSQRRESMPLGGDRYPYLLGLIAAEGFAVDRNRPADGRVRIHMCDLEPLDAVYDWANANGVQATRGVRAAAKPEWRDQHTLTFARHDGLLAAGRPLSDQKHVPAQVLADRSAWAPFLAGLFDGDGYVRKERREIVYVSTSERLVRQVYSMLADLGVHGHHWSNPKQDGHKTLLGLSVSGSDAAVLARFLRPWTTIGYKKDSLEKLAEIAYEYGGKQGNDRLPNKAVMAEFSAAHLGGGWFRDTEGTAFRASLSPVTGAQVRYGKDQHGTALADRSFPLSRAHQDGWIEKLRRIGSPLADRLDALNGFSFLEVVAVEPVAPDVTYDIQVGSAEHEFAAEGFVVHNCMGKYHPHGDVAIYDAMVRLAQDFSLNVPLVDGHGNFGSPDDGPAASRYTEARMSNEAMLLVGELGEDTVDFRPNYDGSLEEPSVLPAAYPNLLVNGTSGIAVGMATNMIPHNLGEVIGAARWLINHPTATLDKLMEYVPGPDLPTGGSLLGLDEVRKAYETGRGVVRMRANVETGPLEGSRGRQAITVTELPYGVGPEKVIEKITDEVNKSKRLTGIADVKDLTDRENGTRLVIECKVGVNPQALLADLYRLTPLEQSFGINNLVLVDGQPQTLGLKALLEVFLRHRYEVVTRRTRYRRRKREERLHLVDGLLIALLNIDKVIRLIRESENAAAAKDGLMTKFKLSEIQATYILDTPLRRLTKYDRLELESEQEKLRAEIAELTTILEDESVLKKLVSTELAKIAKDFPTERRTRLIDGDLKEVLAASKPSGPLEVTDDPCQVILSATGLVARTAAESEESSEVRRRNGRVKHDAVSAVVHTTARGQVLLVTSRGRAFKTDVLPLPVLPDQAGTVSLRGGMAAKELVPLEKGETVVGIAPLGEQAAGSPGLAIGTRMGVVKICAPDWPVRSDEFEIIALKPGDEVIGATWLTDGNESLAFVSSDSSMLRYAASLVRPQGIKSGGMAGINLLKDAKAVFFGAIRTDDEEHGEPMVVTATGQSVKVTPFSEYPAKGRATGGVRAHRFLKGETAVQVAWIGPRPAASARNGDPVELPEVDLRRDGSGHAHPGPDVVGHVIERD; encoded by the coding sequence ATGGCTCGCCGTAGCAAGACCCCGGTGACCCGGGTCGACCCGAGCGCGTTCGACTCGCCGGGCGCACAGGTCTTCGACAACCCGCTGAAGACGGAGATCGAAGACTCGTACCTGGACTACGCGTACTCGGTGATCCACTCGCGCGCCCTCCCGGACGCGCGAGACGGCCTTAAGCCGGTACACCGCCGGATCCTGTTCTCGATGAACGAGAACGGCTACCGCCCGACGCACGCGTACGTGAAGTCGTCGCGCGTGGTCGGCGATTGCTTCGTGCGCGGTGCGCTGGTGTCAACGCCGGACGGACTGCGGCCGATCGAGTCGATCGAAGTCGGCGACGAAGTACTCGACAGCCTCGGCAACGCCGTGCCGGTCGCCGAGGTCTACGAGAATCCGCCGGCGGAACTGGTGCGCGTCACCTGGTCGAACGGGCACACCATGACCGTCACCCCGGGACAGCGGTTCCGGACGGTCGCCGACGACTCGACATTGACCTGGACAGCGGCGCGCGACCTGACGAGCAGGCTGACGGTCGCTTACGGAAGCCAGCGCCGGGAGAGCATGCCGCTGGGCGGAGACCGCTACCCGTACCTGCTCGGCCTGATCGCCGCCGAAGGGTTCGCCGTCGACCGGAACCGGCCCGCGGACGGGCGGGTCCGGATCCACATGTGCGATCTCGAGCCGCTCGACGCGGTGTACGACTGGGCGAACGCCAACGGGGTGCAGGCGACCCGAGGCGTCCGCGCCGCGGCGAAGCCGGAATGGCGAGACCAGCACACCCTGACGTTCGCCCGGCACGACGGGCTGCTCGCGGCCGGCCGGCCGCTCAGCGATCAGAAGCACGTGCCTGCGCAAGTTCTCGCCGACCGGTCCGCGTGGGCACCGTTCCTCGCCGGTCTTTTCGACGGCGACGGCTACGTCCGGAAGGAACGCCGCGAAATCGTCTATGTCAGCACGAGCGAGCGGCTCGTCCGGCAGGTCTACTCGATGCTCGCGGACCTGGGCGTCCACGGCCACCACTGGAGCAACCCGAAGCAAGACGGCCACAAGACCCTGCTGGGTTTGTCGGTCAGCGGATCGGACGCGGCAGTGCTCGCCCGGTTCCTGCGGCCGTGGACCACGATCGGCTACAAGAAGGACAGTCTCGAAAAGCTCGCCGAAATCGCTTACGAATACGGCGGCAAGCAGGGAAACGACCGGCTGCCCAACAAGGCGGTCATGGCCGAGTTCTCCGCCGCGCATCTGGGCGGCGGCTGGTTCCGGGACACCGAAGGAACCGCGTTCCGTGCTTCGCTTTCGCCCGTGACCGGAGCCCAAGTCCGCTACGGCAAGGACCAGCACGGCACGGCGCTGGCCGACCGCTCGTTCCCGCTTTCCCGGGCGCACCAAGACGGTTGGATCGAGAAGCTGCGCCGCATCGGCTCACCGCTGGCCGACCGGCTCGACGCGCTGAACGGGTTCTCGTTCCTCGAAGTGGTCGCGGTGGAACCGGTCGCTCCAGACGTCACCTATGACATCCAGGTCGGCAGTGCGGAACACGAGTTCGCTGCCGAGGGTTTCGTCGTCCACAACTGCATGGGCAAGTACCACCCGCACGGCGACGTTGCGATCTACGACGCCATGGTGCGGCTGGCCCAGGACTTCTCCTTGAACGTGCCGCTGGTCGACGGGCACGGAAACTTCGGTTCCCCAGACGATGGACCGGCAGCGAGCCGTTATACCGAGGCACGGATGTCCAACGAGGCGATGCTGCTGGTCGGCGAGCTCGGCGAGGACACCGTCGACTTCCGCCCGAACTACGACGGCTCGCTCGAAGAACCGTCGGTGCTGCCTGCCGCGTACCCGAACCTGCTGGTCAACGGCACGTCCGGGATCGCGGTCGGGATGGCGACGAACATGATCCCGCACAACCTGGGCGAGGTCATCGGCGCCGCGCGGTGGCTGATCAACCATCCGACCGCCACGCTCGACAAGCTGATGGAATACGTCCCGGGGCCCGATCTGCCCACCGGTGGCAGCCTGCTGGGACTGGACGAGGTCCGCAAGGCGTACGAAACCGGCCGAGGCGTGGTCCGGATGCGCGCGAACGTCGAAACCGGCCCGTTGGAAGGCAGCCGCGGCCGACAGGCGATCACGGTGACCGAACTGCCCTACGGGGTCGGCCCGGAGAAGGTGATCGAGAAGATCACCGACGAGGTCAACAAATCCAAGCGGCTCACCGGCATCGCGGACGTCAAGGACCTCACCGACCGGGAGAACGGCACCCGGCTGGTCATCGAGTGCAAGGTGGGCGTCAACCCGCAGGCGCTGCTGGCGGACCTGTACCGGCTGACCCCGCTGGAGCAGTCGTTCGGCATCAACAACTTGGTGCTGGTCGACGGGCAGCCGCAGACGCTGGGCCTCAAGGCGCTGCTGGAGGTCTTCCTGCGGCACCGCTACGAGGTCGTCACCCGGCGCACCCGGTACCGCCGCCGCAAGCGCGAGGAACGGCTGCACCTGGTCGACGGTCTGCTGATCGCACTGCTGAACATCGACAAGGTCATCCGGCTGATCCGCGAAAGCGAGAACGCGGCCGCCGCGAAGGACGGCCTGATGACGAAGTTCAAGCTGTCCGAAATCCAGGCGACCTACATCCTCGACACGCCGCTGCGCCGCCTGACGAAGTACGACCGGCTGGAGCTGGAGAGCGAGCAGGAAAAGCTGCGCGCGGAGATCGCCGAGCTGACCACGATTCTCGAGGACGAGTCGGTGCTGAAGAAGCTGGTGTCGACGGAGCTGGCGAAGATCGCCAAGGACTTCCCGACCGAGCGGCGCACCCGCCTCATCGACGGCGATCTGAAGGAAGTGCTGGCCGCGTCGAAGCCGTCCGGCCCGCTGGAGGTCACGGACGACCCGTGCCAGGTGATCCTGTCCGCCACCGGTTTGGTGGCCCGCACCGCGGCCGAGTCCGAGGAGTCCTCGGAAGTGCGCCGCCGCAACGGCCGCGTCAAACACGACGCCGTGTCGGCGGTCGTGCACACCACCGCACGCGGCCAGGTTCTGCTGGTCACCAGCCGGGGCCGGGCCTTCAAGACGGATGTGCTCCCGTTGCCGGTGCTGCCCGACCAAGCCGGCACCGTGTCGCTGCGCGGCGGCATGGCCGCGAAAGAGCTGGTACCGCTGGAAAAGGGCGAGACTGTCGTAGGCATCGCCCCGCTGGGCGAGCAGGCCGCCGGGTCCCCCGGGTTGGCGATCGGCACCCGGATGGGCGTGGTGAAGATCTGCGCGCCGGACTGGCCGGTGCGGTCGGACGAGTTCGAGATCATCGCGCTGAAACCGGGCGACGAGGTCATCGGCGCGACCTGGCTGACCGACGGCAACGAGTCGCTGGCTTTCGTTTCGTCGGATTCGTCGATGCTCCGCTACGCGGCGAGCCTGGTCCGTCCGCAAGGCATCAAGAGCGGCGGCATGGCAGGCATCAACCTGCTGAAGGACGCGAAGGCAGTGTTCTTCGGCGCGATCCGCACCGACGACGAGGAACACGGCGAACCGATGGTGGTCACGGCGACCGGCCAGAGCGTGAAGGTCACGCCGTTCAGCGAATACCCGGCGAAGGGCCGCGCCACCGGCGGCGTGCGCGCACATCGATTCCTCAAGGGAGAAACGGCAGTCCAGGTCGCCTGGATCGGTCCGCGGCCAGCGGCCTCGGCGCGGAACGGCGACCCGGTGGAACTCCCGGAAGTCGACCTGCGCCGTGACGGTTCCGGCCATGCCCACCCCGGTCCGGACGTAGTAGGACACGTAATCGAACGAGACTGA